The genomic segment GATGCCGCATTCCACTCCACAATTGGACTGGGATCTCGCGCAGTCGATCACGCAGCGTCTGGTCGCTTCAGCTCACGAAGTCAACTTCAGCTTCGCTCGACAGGCCGAGGGAGTAGACTTGCGTGCTTCAAAAATTGTCACCGCGTTCGCGGGGCTCGCATGCGGCCTTCCCTCCCGACTCCTGGCGAGGGATGAAACTCGGGAGATGGCGGTTCCTGTTGAAGATGTCGCTGCCGTCCCGCACCGCAGAGCTTCGGCAGGTGTTGAGATCCCCCTGCGCGGCGGAGCGGCGTTACTTACAGCCCAGTCCGTATGCGCGTTCAAGGCATTCGCGACGGGCCGCCTGCGCGCAGCCACTTGGGAAGCGGCAGAGAGAGGGCTCACAGCGGCCGAACGAGGAAAGCTCCTGCATGACGCACTGCATTCGGTGTGGGCCGGCCCTCCTGACGGCATTCGTTCATCGCGGGAATTACAGAGCATCGCGGATCTACCCGGGTTCGTGCGCAAGCATGTGCAAGCCGCTATTCCAGGCAAGGTTCCCTTACGCATTCGCGACGACATGCCCCCGCAATATCTCGCACTCGAAGCCGCCCGCCTCACGCGGCTCATATCGGAATGGCTTGCGTACGAGCAGACACGAGTGGAATTCGAAGTGGTCGGCACTGAGATCGAGAAGACCCTCAACATTGCGGGATTAGCGCTCGATCTTCGTCTCGATCGGCTGGATCGACTGAACGACAGATCACAGTTGGTGATCGATTACAAGACTGGCGACGTCTCGCCGAAGTCGTGGGAGTCCGATCGTCCCGAGGACGTTCAGCTACCCCTCTACGCGGGGTTCGGAATTGATCAGGGCGAAGGCCTCGGGGGCCTTGTGTTCGCAAAGGTCAGGCCCGGCAACATGTGCTTCGAGGGAAAAGTCGGAGACGCGTCCGCGGCACTAGACCGCAGTCTCAAGGGCACGTCCGCTCTGGTGAAATACCCGCTGGAACTCGATCAACTGCTCGAGTGGCGCGAAACAATCGAAAGGCTTGCCCATGATTTTCTTTCCGGCCGTGCAGATGTGAATCCGCTCGACCTGTTGAAGAGTTGCGAGCGCTGCGGCCTGCAAACGCTCTGCCGCATCAATGAGCGACCTGATCTGATCGACGATGAGGATGTGGAGGCGCTGGATGACTAGGCGGCCCAACCCTCCGGATCAGGATCAACGCAAGCGCGCCCTCGATCCCACGCGTTCGATCATCGTGCAGGCACCGGCGGGATCTGGCAAGACCGACCTACTCACCAGGCGTTTTTTGCGCCTTCTAACGGAAGTCGACGACCCTTCACAGATCGTTGCCATCACGTTCACGAAGGCCGCTGCAGCGGAAATGCGGCACCGCATCCTGAGCGAGTTGGAGAAGGCGGCCGTTCTCCCTTCGAGTATGGACGCAGACGACCTCTCGATGGAGGTGCTTGCCGCAAGGGCACGGGAGCACGCGAACAGGATGGGTTGGAACCTGGTTGAAATTCCTGGTCAACTCCGCATCTCGACGATTGACTCGTTCTGCCGCGAGATCGCCATTCAGCGCCCGCTCCTGACCACGCTGGGCGGGAGCCTCGATGTAAGCGAAGATCTGGAGGATCTCTATCGGCGAGCAGCGCGCAACACTCTCATGGAACTCGGACGCAGTTCTCCCGATTCGATGGCGGTGCGTGAAGCGATTGAAGCTCTGCTCGAGTGGCGCGATAACAACTGGCAGGAGCTTGAGACTCATTTGGTTGCCATGCTGCGCCAGCGCGACCGTTGGATGCAGGAGTTCTGGCTGCGCGACTTCAATGAGCAGGACGAAACTAGCTGGCAACGTCTTCGCGAATACCTGGAACGGCCTTTTGGGCGAGCGGTCGCATCCGGGCTGGCCTCTGTGAGCAGCCTTTTGACAACGGTGGCCGGAGCGGCAGAGGAGGTGCATGACCTGGCCCGCTTCGCGTGCGGGCAACTTGGGAACACGCGCTTCACTGAACTGGCGGAGATGGTGGACTTTCCTGTCGTTGATTCTTGCCTTGCTTGCGACCTTGAGCAGACACGCCTCGCATACTGCTGCCTGGCGGACATGCTCTTGACTGCCACCGAGGGTACATTTCGAAAAACCGTCGACAAGAGACTCGGATTTCCGGCGGACCGCAAGCGTGAAAAGCATCGACACGAACAGCTGATTCGGAATTTGTCGGTCATCCCAGAATTGGAATCTGCGCTCGATTCCGTTCGCGACCTGCCTCCCGCTCGATATTCCGATGAAGAGTGGCGCATCGTCCGTGCGGGCTTCACTCTGCTGCGCCGCGCTGCCGCAGAGCTGCAAATCGAATTCGCTGAGGCCGGTGCCGTCGATTTCATCGAGATTGCGCAAATTGCTCAACGCATCCTCGAAGACGATGATGGGCAACCCAGCGACGCCGCCATTACCATCGCCGATGGAATCCGCCATCTGCTCGTCGACGAGTTCCAGGACACCAGCCGTCGCCAGCACAGGCTGGTAGCCTCTCTCGTATCCGCGTGGCCTGACACCTCGAATCGTTCGCTGTTCGTTGTTGGCGATCCGATGCAGTCTATCTATTTCTTCCGCGCCGCGGATGCGGAACTGTTTCCACGAGTGCAGCAGGCCGGCCTCGAACTTCCAGATCGCGATTCTCTGCCGCTCGAGATTGTCAAGCTCGCATCCAACTTCCGTACGCAACCTGCGCTGGTGCATCAACTCAACGACGCTTTTAGCGCAGTTTTCGGAATCAACGATGGCAGCAACGTGCGGTTCAGTTCGTCCGAACCCGCCCGAAGTTCGGCTAGTGCGGGGGCCATTTTTGATCTGCATCTGGAGTTCGCTCCCGAGATGCCGCGTACGAGCCCGAGTGATCCGGATGCTGCGCGAAAGAAAGAGCAAGCTCGCGAAGACCGGGATGCGACCCTCAAGAGGCAAACTGATGAGATCGTAGCGTTGATAAAGGACCGGCTCGGCGCAATGGAGCAGGCGCGCTTCCGTGGAGAGAAGTATCGCATCGCAATTTTGGGTCGCGCACGGGCTGCATTGGCGCCCATTACACAGGCGCTGCGTGACGTGTCGATTCCTTTCCGTGCCGTTGAGCTGGAGCCTCTCGCAGACCGGCCTGAGGTCCTGGATGCTCTGGCACTAGCGCGTGCACTGCTGAATCCCGAGGACCGCGTGGCGTGGCTCGGAATGTTAAGAGCACCGTGGTGTGCCCTTCCCCTTGACGATCTGCACGCACTGACCAGCGCTGACGATCCCGACGTTCAAACTCGCCCGGTTCCCGAGCTTCTGCGAGAGCGCAAGGCTATGCTCGGCCAAGGAGCACGGGGCGCACTAGACCGCGTGCTGCAGGCCTATGAGGATTCGTTTGCGATCCGCGCGACAATGCCGCATATGTCCAGCGGTACATGGCTCCAGCAAGTCTGGTTGCGGCTCGGCGGGGACAAGTGTGTCGATGCCACTGGACGCGCGAACCTCGATCTGCTGTGGCGATCCCTTGACAAGCTGCCGAATGGCGACGCTGACCTCACAAGCCCCGCGCTGAACGCGGCACTTGAAAAGCTAATGGCACAGCCGGATCCCGCTTCTGACGGGAATTGGGGCGTGCACGTCATGACCATTCACAAATCGAAAGGCCTGGAGTTCGAAGTTGTGATCGTTCCGGAATTGCAAGCCCGAGGTGCAAATACGCGTTCTGCGATGTTTTCGTGGCTTGAACGCGGACTTGAAACGCCGGAAGCAACAGGCGAAATCACGGAGTTCCTCATCGCGCCATTCCAGACGAAGGGCGCGGATGGCGGGGCGGCAAAGAAATGGGTCGATCGCGAGTACCGCGCCAAGGAATCCCAGGAGATGCGCCGGATCTTGTACGTAGCTGCCACTCGCGCGCGCGAAGAATTGCACTTGTTTGCGCGCCCGTCCTACAAGTGGGAGCAAGATGACCCCGTGCTGTGCGAGCCTCACGAAAGCTTGCTTTCAAAGGCATGGCCAGCACTTGAAGATCAGGTCCGGACCCAATTCGAGGCGTGGAAATCTAAAGCCCAGGCGGCGCAGATCTCTAGCTTGGCAGCCGGTGTAAGTAACGTTATCGTAATGCCTTGTCCACCCCGGCCCGCATTCCTCCGCCGCCTTCCTTTGGATTTCGTCCCATCTCACCTATCGCATTTCCGGGAAGATAGAGGCACTTCCACAGGAGTCGAGCCAACCGATACATATCAAAGGCATGAAGGCAGCATCGATTCGCGAATCCTCGGGACCGCCGTGCATCTTGGATTGCAAATTCTGGCGCAACTACTATCGACGCTCGACGGCGATGCAGCGCGCTCGAGGCTCGCCACATCCATTGAGCGCATCTCAGCGCACATACGGGCGGCCGGTATGAGTCGCGACCATGCAGCCAAAATTGCTGCGCGTGCGCTCGAGATTGTAACGCGGTCCTCGAACGACCCTGCTGGAGCATGGATTCTCGCGCCACACGCTGACGCAGCGTCAGAGGTGCGGTGGACCGGCGCCGTGAGCGGCGGGCTTCGTACTGTTCAGGCCGACCGCGTGTTCCGCGCAGGATCAACGCCGCTTTCTGAGGGATCGGAGGCCTGGTGGATCATCGACTACAAGACCGCGGACGGCAATTCTAATGACGCTCTTCCGAAGCTGCGGGAGATGTTCGCGCCACAACTTGAGCTTTATGCGAACGTTCTCCGCAAGCTACACGGGCCGGATGCACAGATTCGGGCCGGCCTCTACTACCCGCGCATGCTGCAGTTCGACTGGTGGGAACCATAAACTGCTCTACTCGGATACACCGAGACCTATGGCCCGCATGAGCTTCAGTGCATTGCTCGTTTGCACAACGCCAGGCTTCAACTTGTAATCGAACACCAATGCCTCACCGTCGATTCGATCTTCAAAGTGCGCATTGAACCCGCGGCCGTTCATGGTTTCGGGAATACGCGTCAACGCAAGGTCGTGGGTGCTTACAATACCGATGCCGTGATGTTCAACGAGTGCACGCAGCACGAACTCCGTGCCGATCAGCCGATCGTGCGAGTTCGTCCCCGATAACAGCTCATCCAGGAGAAACAATACAGGTGTCGTATCCTGCGCCAGGTCCGTGATCATCTTCACACGCCCGATCTCCGCGTAGAACCGCGACACCCCACCGCTCAGCGAGTCGAGGATGCAAATGGATGCCGCGACTTGGAGCGGCGAAATTGTCAATTTCCGCGCACGAACCGGGGCGCCGCATTGCGCGAGCACCGCATTCACACCGATCGCACGGATAAAGGTGCTCTTGCCTGCCATGTTGGGCCCGCTCAGCACCATCAACTGGCGTTGAGCATCAAGACAGAAGTCATTCTCAACAGCCTTGCCTATGGGCAGCAGCGGGTGCGCGAGACACTCGGCATCGAACTGCGGGCCGATCTCCACGAGTTGCGGAAACGCATAGTCCGGGTGCTCGAAGGCGAAGCCCGAGAGCGACGACAGTGCTTCCAACTCCCCCACGGTATCTAACCAAACGCGAAGTTGCGGGCCGAAGATGTGTTGCCAGCGTTCGGCGAGAAAGACCAGTTGCGCACTCCAGAATGTCACCAGGTCTAACGGTCGCGCAAACAGGCTGTGCCGTGATTCGATCAGATCCGCCAGCCGCGCAAGCTTGCGAATCGCCTCCGATGGGCAGATCCCGTCACACCGCAGTGCGATCTGCAGATCAACCAATCTCGGAGCTGTGAACTGCTCGCTTTCAAGCAGCGCAAGAACGGCCGCCAAGAGTTCGAGATCACCGGCCGCACGTTCAATTCCACCGACGGCCTTGTCGAGGCGGGCTGCGATGCGGTGCGAGTAGCCGAAATTAAACAGGCTCATCACCAGCGCAGGAAGGGGCGAACTCCACCAGATCCAGGCGACGATGCTC from the Occallatibacter riparius genome contains:
- a CDS encoding UvrD-helicase domain-containing protein — its product is MTRRPNPPDQDQRKRALDPTRSIIVQAPAGSGKTDLLTRRFLRLLTEVDDPSQIVAITFTKAAAAEMRHRILSELEKAAVLPSSMDADDLSMEVLAARAREHANRMGWNLVEIPGQLRISTIDSFCREIAIQRPLLTTLGGSLDVSEDLEDLYRRAARNTLMELGRSSPDSMAVREAIEALLEWRDNNWQELETHLVAMLRQRDRWMQEFWLRDFNEQDETSWQRLREYLERPFGRAVASGLASVSSLLTTVAGAAEEVHDLARFACGQLGNTRFTELAEMVDFPVVDSCLACDLEQTRLAYCCLADMLLTATEGTFRKTVDKRLGFPADRKREKHRHEQLIRNLSVIPELESALDSVRDLPPARYSDEEWRIVRAGFTLLRRAAAELQIEFAEAGAVDFIEIAQIAQRILEDDDGQPSDAAITIADGIRHLLVDEFQDTSRRQHRLVASLVSAWPDTSNRSLFVVGDPMQSIYFFRAADAELFPRVQQAGLELPDRDSLPLEIVKLASNFRTQPALVHQLNDAFSAVFGINDGSNVRFSSSEPARSSASAGAIFDLHLEFAPEMPRTSPSDPDAARKKEQAREDRDATLKRQTDEIVALIKDRLGAMEQARFRGEKYRIAILGRARAALAPITQALRDVSIPFRAVELEPLADRPEVLDALALARALLNPEDRVAWLGMLRAPWCALPLDDLHALTSADDPDVQTRPVPELLRERKAMLGQGARGALDRVLQAYEDSFAIRATMPHMSSGTWLQQVWLRLGGDKCVDATGRANLDLLWRSLDKLPNGDADLTSPALNAALEKLMAQPDPASDGNWGVHVMTIHKSKGLEFEVVIVPELQARGANTRSAMFSWLERGLETPEATGEITEFLIAPFQTKGADGGAAKKWVDREYRAKESQEMRRILYVAATRAREELHLFARPSYKWEQDDPVLCEPHESLLSKAWPALEDQVRTQFEAWKSKAQAAQISSLAAGVSNVIVMPCPPRPAFLRRLPLDFVPSHLSHFREDRGTSTGVEPTDTYQRHEGSIDSRILGTAVHLGLQILAQLLSTLDGDAARSRLATSIERISAHIRAAGMSRDHAAKIAARALEIVTRSSNDPAGAWILAPHADAASEVRWTGAVSGGLRTVQADRVFRAGSTPLSEGSEAWWIIDYKTADGNSNDALPKLREMFAPQLELYANVLRKLHGPDAQIRAGLYYPRMLQFDWWEP
- a CDS encoding MutS-related protein gives rise to the protein MQSLGRLQTAAARRSRVYGISKLVIAVLTLAAAGFLIHVLSGLLMLTVPTAIFLVLVVLHEKTLERMRYRARAIRFYEDGLARLNDNWRGRGETGDRFLDPAHPYARDLDIFGTTSVFQYLSTARTRAGEQTLANWLLTAAPMDDVMARQAAVRDLAPRLQLREGIASAGESVRSGVHPDVLSLWGRATPILTTTATRVASSGLALLWLLSIVAWIWWSSPLPALVMSLFNFGYSHRIAARLDKAVGGIERAAGDLELLAAVLALLESEQFTAPRLVDLQIALRCDGICPSEAIRKLARLADLIESRHSLFARPLDLVTFWSAQLVFLAERWQHIFGPQLRVWLDTVGELEALSSLSGFAFEHPDYAFPQLVEIGPQFDAECLAHPLLPIGKAVENDFCLDAQRQLMVLSGPNMAGKSTFIRAIGVNAVLAQCGAPVRARKLTISPLQVAASICILDSLSGGVSRFYAEIGRVKMITDLAQDTTPVLFLLDELLSGTNSHDRLIGTEFVLRALVEHHGIGIVSTHDLALTRIPETMNGRGFNAHFEDRIDGEALVFDYKLKPGVVQTSNALKLMRAIGLGVSE